GTTCGCCGCGATGTTCCTGGGCGGGGTGGCGGTGGAGCAGTTCAGCGTGGCCTGGGAGGTGTCGGTGCAGGAGAACATCCCGCCGGAACGGCTTTCCCGGGTCTACTCCTACGACGCGCTGGGCTCGTTCGTGGCGATGCCGGTGGGCCAGATCGCGATCGGCCCGGTGGCCGAGGCGATCGGGCCGGGGCGGTCCATCCTCATCGTGGCCGGTCTGACCATCGCGGCCACCCTGGCCGCGATCGCCACCCCCAGCGTGCGCTCACTGCGTCGTCGCTGACGGGGCCGTTGATGATGGGGCCGTCGATGAGGTGCGCCCCGCGCCGCGCCGATCGCGCACCTGGCTGAAGACGCGGTGGAGGCGGGCCATCTCCTCCTCGTCGAAGCGCTCCACAAACCGCAGCAGGGTCGCGCCGGGGTCGGGCCCGGTCTCGAGCACCTCGCCCATCACCCTGGCGGTGTACTCGGCGTGGCTCTCCCGGGCCCAGTAGACCCAGGCGCGCCCGGCCTTCTCGCGGTCCACCAGGCGCTTGTGGAAGAGGATGTTCGCGACCGTCATGACGGTCGTGTAGGCGACGTCCCGGTCGTAGACCATGTTCTCCCGGACCCCGCGCACGGAGAGCGGCACCTCCGTACGCCACAGGGCGCCCATGATGGCCGCCTCCAGTTCCCCGAGCCCTCTCATCGGCCTCCCACCCGCATGTGTCGGCGTTGACGTGGGGTGATCGTAGGCAGCGGGCGGACCCTCATGTGGCAGAACGGGGAAGAGCACACAGATCCGGACATCGCCGTCGTCGATGACCGGCGTTTCGCCGTCGAGCACAGGTCGCGCGCCGTCGGTCGGGCACTGTCGGAGACTGCTCCGCCACCGGTCGGCCGCAGTCAGGCCGCCGTTCAGCCGCGCCGACACGGCTGGCGCTGGAATCGTGGTGCGCGCCACACCGGTGCTGACCGGAGGCGGTCACGGCAAAGCAGACCCAAAAACCCGACAAACAAGATCAAACGCTCCACATCGACCACGCAACGCAAAGTGACCGGCACGTAGAGACAAGGTTCGTGTGAAAGATTGTTAGGTATCTCCCAGTTTCAACAAGACCGATGTTCCCGTCCGGGAGGTCTGTACAAGTAGCCTGGTACCCGACGAGTGCTGGCCAGGTCAGATTCTCCCTGTCAAGGGGAGCGACTTCATGCTTCTTTGAGCCCGCCTTGCCAGCAGCCACCCGTCTTTCCTACACATTCACAAGCGAGCTGCGGAAGTGGGCGATCTCCGCCGTGTCGTCTGAGGCGTCTCAACCCCTGACAGATTTCGGCCCGAACGAGTGGCTGGTCGAGGAGCTTTACCAGAAGTACCTCACCGACCCGAATTCGGTTGACAAGGCTTGGTGGAACTTCTTCGCGGACTACAAGCCCGCGGACTCGGCCAACGGGAAGGGTGGGGGAACTGCGGCCGCGAAGGCGCAGCCCGAGAAGGCCCCCGCCGCACCCGCGCCGAAGAAGAAGGCCGCTGCGGCCCCGGCACCCAAGAACACCGACGATGCACTCCAGGTCAACGAGGAGCGGCTGCGTGGCGCACCCGCCCGTACCGCGACCAACATGGAGTCCAGCCTGACCCTGCCCACCGCGACGAGCGTGCGCGCGGTGCCGGTCAAGCTGCTGTTCGACAACCGCATCGTCATCAACAACCATCTCCGGCGCGGCCGCGGTGGGAAGGTCTCCTTCACCCACCTCATCGGCTACGCCATGGTCAAGGCCCTCAAGGCCATGCCCGAGATGAACCACTCCTACACGGAGATCGACGGCAAGCCCGGCGTCGCCAAGCCCGAACACGTGAACTTCGGCCTGGCGATCGACCTGCAGAAGCCGGACGGTTCCCGTCAGCTGGTCGTGCCCTCCATCAAGAAGTCCGACGAAATGGACTTCAACGAGTTCTGGAGCGGCTACGAGGACCTGGTCCGCAAGGCCCGGAACAACAAGCTGGGCGTTCCGGACTTCCAGGGCACCACGATCAGCCTGACCAACCCGGGCGGTATCGGCACCGTGCACTCGGTGCCGCGCCTGATGCCCGGGCAGGGAACCATCCTCGGCGTGGGTGCCATGGAGTACCCGGCCGAGTTCCAGGGCGCGTCCCAGGACACCCTGAGCCAGCTCGGCATCAGCAAGGTCATGACGCTGACGTCGACCTACGACCACCGGATCATCCAGGGCGCCCAGTCGGGTGAGTTCCTGCGCCGGATCCACCAGCTGCTGCTGGGCGAGGACGGTTTCTACGACGAGATCTTCAACTCGCTGCGGATCCCGTACGAGCCGGTCCGCTGGGTCCAGGACATCCACGTCAACACGGCGACCCAGCTCGACAAGACCACCCGGGTCCAGGAGCTGATCCACGCCTACCGCGTGCGCGGCCACCTCATGGCCGACACCAACCCGCTCGACCACGAGCAGCGCAAGCACCCGGACCTGGACGTGCTCGAGCACGGCCTGACCCTCTGGGACCTGGACCGC
This DNA window, taken from Nocardiopsis exhalans, encodes the following:
- a CDS encoding BlaI/MecI/CopY family transcriptional regulator; its protein translation is MRGLGELEAAIMGALWRTEVPLSVRGVRENMVYDRDVAYTTVMTVANILFHKRLVDREKAGRAWVYWARESHAEYTARVMGEVLETGPDPGATLLRFVERFDEEEMARLHRVFSQVRDRRGAGRTSSTAPSSTAPSATTQ